A window of the Ostrea edulis chromosome 1, xbOstEdul1.1, whole genome shotgun sequence genome harbors these coding sequences:
- the LOC125679048 gene encoding uncharacterized protein LOC125679048 — MGCSGNRTFIAFRVSCILMIAIALTLQGISLRKDAKWDQYVTGAIEVDNQMYHPAVYQINAYQSPWRLTVINDYDTLYHNRYNVYMEEYTNNTDWREEVLRYELAGIGFASISACVLVIPSLVPYFLTIKKLQIGCLLGSTCLCVISAALIFKGVVQYSQNYQAILNPKVKTFEWFYHMTDNTLAMDFYFAFGAAIFQFFSGVALILHLIMFVRSDARKTEGKVESICM; from the exons ATGGGATGCTCCGGAAATCGCACCTTTATTGCGTTCAGAGTGTCTTGCATTCTAATGATAGCAATTGCTTTGACGCTTCAAGGAATATCATTGAGGAAAGATGCAAAATGGGATCAGTATGTAACAGGAGCTATCGAAGTCGACAATCAAATGTACCATCCCGCCGTGTACCAAATAAATGCTTATCAATCTCCCTGGAGGCTCACAGTCATCAATGATTACGACACACTATATCACAACAGGTACAATGTTTATATGGAGGAATACACAAACAATACAG ACTGGAGAGAAGAGGTTTTACGATATGAGTTGGCGGGTATTGGATTTGCTTCGATATCAGCCTGTGTACTTGTCATACCGTCCCTGGTACCTTACTTTCTCACGATTAAGAAGCTTCAGATTGGGTGTCTGCTTGGGAGCACGTGTTTGTGTGTTATCTCCG CTGCTTTGATTTTCAAAGGAGTGGTACAGTACAGCCAGAATTATCAGGCTATTCTTAATCCGAAAGTTAAAACATTTGAATGGTTTTATCACATGACCGATAACACCCTTGCAATGGATTTCTACTTCGCTTTCGGAGCCGCGATATTCCAGTTTTTCAGTGGGGTGGCGTTGATCTTACATTTGATCATGTTTGTTAGATCCGATGCCAGAAAAACAGAAGGAAAGGTTGagagtatttgtatgtag